The Oncorhynchus clarkii lewisi isolate Uvic-CL-2024 chromosome 20, UVic_Ocla_1.0, whole genome shotgun sequence nucleotide sequence CTCATAAGCATTGGCGATCTGTGCAGCCCGGTGGATTTCCTGAACTGTGACCGTGTCAGAGTCAGGCGCTCCATAGGCAATGTTCTCAGCGATGGAACAGGAGAAGAGTACAGGCTCCTGCAGACCCACAGAGGGAGAATACCACAGGGTTAGACCACATGTCAAAGCACTGCTTAGCCACAACAATGGGAACATATTGCCTACTAATAATCGTCATGTGACCAATTACCTGACTAACAGTTCCAATGTGACTCCTCAGCCAATAAGGATTCAAATCTCTCACATCATGCCCGTCGATAGTGATCACACCTATACAGCAAAAAAGGATCTCTATATCATAAGACTGTTGacgaaatggaagacatacagtGACATGAAGCTGCTGTAAGAGATGACCTCAGCTGTAGTCCTCACCTGCAACTGGGTCGTAGAGCCTGAGCAACAGGGAGACCAGAGTGGATTTGCCCGATCCACTGGGCCCTACCACGGCCATGACGGAGCCAGCAGGCACAGAGAGACTCAGGTCCTGGAAGATGGGGGCGTCTTTGCGGGTTGGGTAGGCAAAGGAGACATTCTGGAACTCCAGTTGACCCTTAAGCTGCTCCGGCCTCAGCACAATACCCTCTTCAGAGAAATGAGGAGGAACATGGACATGTACGTTTACATGCCAGTTTAGATGCAGAGGACTACTAGCCAAGTGTGATGTAATTAAGGTGTTTTGCACAATGCTTTCTCAGTGTGGTCTAGAATGGCAGGGCTTGATGCTGACCATTGAGGGGGAACTCGGGCTTCCTGTCCAGTAGCTCCCAAAGCCGTGCCCCTGCGCCAAAGCCCTTCATCAGTTCAGAGTAGAACGAGCTCATACCTGTTCAACGAAACAGACATTTAAACAGCTGCTCAGACAGACTAGGGGATAGAGAGAATCAGTTTCTTATTAAAATGAAAATTTTAACAGTGTGATTTGTTCATTGATTAATGAGCGGGGTTTTTCCTCAGAATGCATAGGCAATGAGACAATTATATACGCCCTACCTGCAATGCTAATGCCCACCCAGAAGGCGTACATGAGGAAGGAAGAGAGCTCTCCCACAGTCATGTGTTCACTGGCCATCAATAGCCCTCCCTTATACAGCACTGACAGGATGATGATGTTGCCACTGAGTCCAGTCTAAAAGAGACTCATACAAAACCAGTTACAACCCAATGACCCCCGAAGAAACACACAGGTCATAAAAGCAGAAGCTTCCACCACAGATCGCACAACTCTGTGGTTCCAGTCTTTCAAAAGGCCAAAAGGGCTTGACTACATTTCAACTGCCGTTGATTGAGAAAATGTTAACAACCACTCCATTTCTCTTTAAGGAACATTGGGCAACATTGAATTGTTGGATGCTCACCGCGCCAAAGAAGCCAGCCCTCAAAACGGCTTCCTGTTTGGCCAGGTGGAGAACATAGTTGGCCTTTTCCGTATACTTGGCCACCTCTGTCAGCTCCTTACCAAACGCCCGAACTGTCCTCATGTTGCTGATGCGTTCTTCTGCCAACTACAAGACAATACAGTATCAGTCTGATCAATtggtttcaattttttttttttttaaatatgattaAAAGACCTGGTGTCTATGTACTCTGCTTGGAGAATAATCTACAGTGCAACACTGCTTCAGTAATGACTAATGCTGTGCAGTTAGAACGGGTCTCATCTTACCTGTGTGGCCTCAGCCAGAGAGTCCTGTGTACGTTTGGATATGGAGCGCAGGTATCTCCCATATATGACAGCTAGGCCAGCCATAGGAGGCACAATCAGCAGCACAAAGGCTGCTAAACTTGGTGACACGTAAAACTGttggcagagagcgagagggagatgccAGGAAATGTGAAGAGGCAAATCAGCCCAAGTCTTTTAAGCCTGCTCGGTTACCTTTTTATAAAGGGATTTTGAACCTGTAAAGCCACTAATGACCGGAGAGGATGTGTTAACATATTTATCatgaatgtattcaactgtaCTATATTTACTATGATAAATGAGTTATGGATATTTTGCTACGGGGTTTATCCGTTTTAGAAATGACATCCTAGGAATATATAGTAACCAAGGAGGAAACTCAAGGAATTAACTCGATAAATTCTAAATATACTTGTTGTAACATGAAGAACTTGGGTCAAACCAGATCCTATGTGGAGGGACCAGAACAATGACAAAGAAAAATGACAGTAACCAGAATAATGGAACCGCTAAGGAAAGCTGTACATGAAAGGATGAAAAATCACATCTTCCTAATGACAAACCAGTTTCACCTCTGAATACAACTTGCATTCCCATGTGACTCAAAATCTTAGAACTGATCCCTGTACAGAGTAGAATGGACTTTAACACCCTAACACACCCTTTACAAACAAATGTGGGGAGAGGGCTGTTTCTCACCATCATGCTGACCCCAGCTGTTGCCTGGGCGACAGCGCGGAGCCCGTCAGAAAGGTTGTCTGTGACGGAGCGGCCGATGAGTGCCGTGTCTGCAGATAGGCGGTTAATGAGTTCCCCGGTACGGGTCTTATCAAAGAAACCTACCTCCTGCCTCAGAATCGAGGAGAATAGGAATACACGTAGATTTCTCACAATCTGTTGCCCTGCAAGAGTCACATATTTTAGAAATGTTCGATTAGTTCCTCTGTATGGCATCAAAGTCACGATAGTAATAACCCAAAAAAATCCAGAGATGGACATCTGTTTAATATGTAAACCCACTTTGCATGCACTGAGAGCAAACGGTGACGCTCACCTGAGATTTGCATGAGGTAGACACGGGCAGCATTAGCGGCGCCCCCACAAAGGAATACCCCTGAAAGCATGATACACAGAGAGCGGAGGGAGGCACTGAAGTCCTCTGAAGAGCTGGTGTAGATGGTGTCAATGACTTGGCCCAGGAAGAAGGGCGCCGACATTGTGACAGCGCTGGAGACCATTAGGAAGCCCACAGCCGCTGAGGAGGATGGTATAGAAAACAAAATATAAGAATCAAAACAAGTAACATTACTGTATTATTGTTTAAAAAGGGAAACTTTCATGACAACAAATAGGGCCCAAGTAAGGAATAAACTATGTCATTTAGTCAACCCTACACAGGCACAAGTTGGTGATAACATTATTTCAGTGCCATGTTGGTCATTTTCGAAGATATCCCTGTGGTGACCTTAAATGACATGGCCTACCTGACAGTCGCAAGCGCTCAGGGTGGGCAAGTTGTAAAATCCTTTTGACATCCTCAGTGGGTATCCGAGTTGGGGATTGTTTTGTTTCCGTTGACTGCAGATCTTTGCTGTCAACTTCTTGTTGTGTTGCTTGTTTTGAGTCTGTCGAAGAGCTGTAGTTGGCAAAGTGTACAGTTGCTGTCCATGAGTTCCTCAACAAATGGGGGGGTATGGTGAACTGTCTAAGTGGTACACAGGGCACAAGAGAGTTGCATCTCTTCGGGTGTGAAAGCGAAGTGCGTGCCACAGGTTCGAACCTTTTCCCACTCACCTCTCGTTGTCCCCTGGAAGTCTGGCATTCTAACCAAAATAGTTTATGTACACGGGAGTGAACCTCGCGCTTCAAAATATTCACGCCTGGACATTTTGACAATTGCAACAGCAACAGTCCCATTCTGCAAGACAGCTAGTGAGCGACTCAGACACATAAAAGCAAGAAAAACAAACTCAAGTGCGTTGGCTTGCCAGCTACCTACCAAATGACCAAAACATAGCAAGAAAGTGCGAACGAGCATGTTCCATTTCACATACGAGGAGGCCAGCGAATTCCAACATAAAAACACAGTTAGGTCAACGTCCTCCTTCGTGTCCAGCCAACACTAACGACAAATTATAATATCTATTACATCGTGGGTTCCTGGCGGTTATTCATCATTATCTGTTCGTGACAGCCACATTTAGGCGAAGTTGTCTTTATCGCGCTGGGAGCGCCCTGTCACAACAATATGTCTGTCGATAGGAGTGACATGTCGACACAATCTGCAGGCGACAAGGCAGCCTAACGGTAACCGACTGTCAGAAGTACACACAACTCTACGAAAAGAAAAACCTCTCTGTTCAATAGAAAAGGTGACCCCCGGAAAATAACCTAGCTGCTTCTTGTTAAAGTCCCTGACGGAAATCAATGGCCGACGATATAAGAAAAActttgaaagacattgctaagCGACCTCGATTAATCGATGTCATCTTCCACAGaaacatataaactcagcaaaaaaataaacgtcctctcactgtcaactgcgtttattttcagcaaacttaacatgtgtaaatatttgtatgaacataacaatattcaacaactgagacataaactgaacaagttccacagacatgtaactaacattgatggaataatgtgtccctcaACAAAGaggaggggggtcaaaatcaaaattaagtcattatctggtgtggccaccagctgcattaggtattgcagtgcatctcctcctcatggacagcaccagacttgccagttcttgctgtgaaatgttaccccactcttccaccaatgcacctgcaagttccaggacatttctggggggaatggccctagccctcaccctccgattcaacaggtcccagatgtgctcaatgggattgagatccgggctattCGCCGGccggccatggcagaacactgacattcctgtcttgcaggaaatcatgcacagaacgagcagtatggctggtgacattgttatgctggagggtcatgcctggatgagcctgcaggaagggtaccacatgagggcggcagggtagcctagtgcttagagcgttggattagtaaccggaaggttgcaagttcaaacccccgagctgacaaggtacaaatctgtcgttctgcccctgcacaggcagttaaacccactgttcctaggccgtcattgaaaataagaatttgttcttaactgacttgcctagttaaattaaggttacgtaaaaaaaaaagtgagcAATCATCAGCACTCGATTGTTTTTGTCTGGATACAGTGGCGTTCAAAGGGTAAAGGTTAAAGTTTGTCTGTGAAAACACCGGAACACGTGTTGGTGTTATAATAGTAAGTAATATCTAACATCATTTGCTAACAAAATCGGTTTATAATTCATAATTTTATTAAAATTAGAGTGTTTGAATTGTTCAGACATTGCTTCTTGTTTTCTTAGTTAAAAGTACAGCTGAGAGACCCATGATTAGCTTAACTTGATTTAGCTTAGCCGTGCATGCTAGCCGTTGATCATGTAGATTCTCGCTTGTTCTTTCTAGCGTCTCGTTCGATTTTGTTACAACCTCATGACACACTAAATATGAATGACTTTCACTTGTATTATTTACTTCTTTCTACTTGACATGTCATTTTTGACAGATGTTAGCATTGCAGAAACAACCTTGGCGAGTTAGTAACTAAAGCTAGTACCAAATATTTGTATATCTGTACTAGAACAGTAATAGCTCATCATGTAGTAGTACTATGTCAATGCTACTTGCTATAATCTGATTACACGTTTGTTTGACCAGTGCACTCCAGGCATGGTACAtttagcatttcactgcaaggtctacctacacctgttgtatatgGTGCATGTGACATAcaaatgtatttcatttttatttcacaATCATGTGGATTCTTGCGGTTTCAAGTCCATTCACCAGCTTGCTCCATTATACTAAGCAGTCAGAATTGAACTTTAAGTAAACGTCTCCCTCTACTGGCCAAATAAGGTACGTCATTTAGTCTGAGAACTGTATTGACTCAGGTCAATTTCTCCACAGGCCAGGCTTCAGATATGGCTGCCATGTACTCTGGTATTCACTTGAAGCTCAAAAACCCCAAGACACCCTGGGTGGACAAACTGAAGCTTGCCCGTTTTGCATGGATTTCATCACAGTGCTTACTTCCTAACAAAGAACAGGTAACACATCTGCCCATCAGATATTAGGTGAATTATACCAGCATGTTTATCCTATTGTCTCTGTAAaccttatttattttatattgaaGTGCTGTGTCCTATATCTCCTTACAGGTACTCTTTGATTGGATAAGTCATGCGTTGACAGGCTTTTACAGTAAGAAAGTGGAGTTGCCACAGGTGGTGGTGGAAGGCTTGTGGATCTACCTGGATGATATTTTGCACAGCAAAAAGCTACATAGTGTGTTGAGCCAAGGAAAAACCATCAGCCTTCGTTTGGCAGTAGCGCAAGTAAGTTGGTCATAAGTGCCGATGATCAGTATGTAATCGCTACACTTTTAGCAGCTTAAGTTAGATTGATGCTTTTCAAGATAAGGACATTGATGgtacagcataccaccctgcatctcactgctggcttgcttctgaagctaagcagggttggtccctggatgggagacgaGATGCTGCtgaaagtggtgttggagggcaagTAGGAGGCACCTGTTCctttggtctaaaaaaaatatcccaatgccccagggtagtgattggggacattgccctgtgtaggctGCCGtctttggatgggatgttaaatgtgTGTCCAGACTCTGTGGTCACTTAAGATCCCATGGTGCTTATTGAaggagtaggggtgttaaccccggtgtcctggctaaattcccaatctgaccctcataccatcacggtcacctaatcatcacCAGCTTAcaattggttcattcatccccctcctctcccctgtaactattccccaggtcattacTGTAAattaatgtgttctcagtcaacttacctggtaaaataattgtttaaaaaaaagtacaCCTGTTTTATTGAATGTATTGATT carries:
- the LOC139376814 gene encoding ATP-binding cassette sub-family B member 10, mitochondrial-like, with the translated sequence MGLLLLQLSKCPGVNILKREVHSRVHKLFWLECQTSRGQREVSGKRFEPVARTSLSHPKRCNSLVPCVPLRQFTIPPHLLRNSWTATVHFANYSSSTDSKQATQQEVDSKDLQSTETKQSPTRIPTEDVKRILQLAHPERLRLSAAVGFLMVSSAVTMSAPFFLGQVIDTIYTSSSEDFSASLRSLCIMLSGVFLCGGAANAARVYLMQISGQQIVRNLRVFLFSSILRQEVGFFDKTRTGELINRLSADTALIGRSVTDNLSDGLRAVAQATAGVSMMFYVSPSLAAFVLLIVPPMAGLAVIYGRYLRSISKRTQDSLAEATQLAEERISNMRTVRAFGKELTEVAKYTEKANYVLHLAKQEAVLRAGFFGATGLSGNIIILSVLYKGGLLMASEHMTVGELSSFLMYAFWVGISIAGMSSFYSELMKGFGAGARLWELLDRKPEFPLNEGIVLRPEQLKGQLEFQNVSFAYPTRKDAPIFQDLSLSVPAGSVMAVVGPSGSGKSTLVSLLLRLYDPVAGVITIDGHDVRDLNPYWLRSHIGTVSQEPVLFSCSIAENIAYGAPDSDTVTVQEIHRAAQIANAYEFVRGFPKGFDTVVGEKGVLLSGGQKQRIAIARALLKNPKILLLDEATSALDAENEFLVQEALERLMDGRTVLIIAHRLSTIQNADAVAVLDQRRVVECGQHAQLLGNRQGLFRKLMEKQAFLQEGQKQALR